A single window of Candoia aspera isolate rCanAsp1 chromosome 3, rCanAsp1.hap2, whole genome shotgun sequence DNA harbors:
- the IRF4 gene encoding interferon regulatory factor 4 isoform X2, with the protein MNLEDSRDSSSAGIHSTSEGGGMSSVSCGNGKLRQWLIEQIDSAKYPGLVWENEEKSIFRIPWKHAGKQDYNREEDAALFKAWALFKGKFREGIDKPDPPTWKTRLRCALNKSNDFEELVERSQLDISDPYKVYRIVPEGAKKGSKQLSMEDPQMIMNNAFTLNSSYSALQPQVPNYMVSHDRNWREYVPEQSHPDLSYQCANVSFPPRNHHWQGPSCQNGCQVTGTFYACAPPETQTSGIPIEGNIRSSEALPLSDCRLHICLYYHETLVKEVTTSSPEGCRISHGHSYEVSGMDQVLFPYPEDHNQRKTTEKLLSHLERGVIIWMTPDGLYAKRLCQSRIYWDGPLAFCSDRPNKLEREQTCKLFDTQKFLSELQIFAHHGRPLPRFQVVLCFGEEFPDPQRQRKQITAHVEPVFARQLYYFAQQNTGPFLRGYDISEQITSSEDYHRSIHHSSVQE; encoded by the exons ATGAACTTAGAAGACAGCCGCGACAGCAGCAGCGCGGGCATCCACAGCACCAGCGAGGGCGGCGGGATGAGCTCGGTGAGCTGCGGGAACGGGAAACTCCGGCAGTGGCTGATTGAGCAGATTGACAGCGCCAAATACCCGGGCCTGGTATGGGAGAACGAGGAGAAGAGCATCTTTCGCATCCCCTGGAAGCACGCGGGCAAACAGGACTACAACCGCGAGGAGGACGCCGCTCTCTTCAAG GCTTGGGCTCTATTTAAAGGAAAGTTCAGAGAAGGCATTGATAAACCAGATCCTCCCACTTGGAAGACAAGGCTGCGCTGTGCTTTGAACAAGAGCAATGATTTTGAAGAACTGGTTGAAAGAAGCCAACTGGACATATCGGACCCATATAAAGTGTACAGAATAGTACCAGAAGGAGCAAAAAAAG GGTCAAAACAACTTAGCATGGAAGATCCACAGATGATTATGAATAATGCTTTCACTCTGAATTCATCATATTCTGCACTACAGCCTCAG GTGCCAAACTACATGGTATCTCATGACCGTAACTGGAGGGAATACGTACCAGAGCAGTCACATCCTGATCTTTCATACCAGTGTGCAAATGTTTCTTTTCCACCTCGTAATCATCACTGGCAAGGTCCATCATGTCAGAATG GTTGTCAAGTAACTGGGACTTTTTATGCTTGTGCACCACCTGAGACACAGACTTCTGGCATCCCAATAGAGGGAAACATCAGGTCTAGTGAAGCTCTTCCATTGTCAG ATTGTCGATTACACATCTGTTTGTATTACCACGAAACTCTTGTGAAAGAAGTCACCACTTCAAGTCCAGAGGGCTGTAGGATATCTCATGGTCATAGTTATGAGGTCAGCGGCATGGACCAAGTTCTGTTCCCTTATCCAGAAGATCATAACCAGaggaaaacaactgaaaaattgCTTTCTCACCTGGAAAGAGGAGTAATAATCTGGATGACGCCTGATGGCCTTTATGCTAAGAGACTTTGTCAAAGCAGGATCTATTGGGATGGGCCTCTGGCATTTTGCAGTGACAGGCCTAACAAGTTGGAAAGGGAGCAGACATGCAAGCTTTTTGATACTCAGAAATTTTTATCAG aacTACAAATATTTGCCCACCATGGGCGGCCATTACCTAGATTCCAGGTTGTGTTATGTTTTGGGGAAGAGTTTCCTGATCcacaaagacagagaaaacaaattACAGCTCAT GTCGAACCAGTGTTCGCTAGGCAGCTATACTATTTTGCACAGCAAAACACTGGACCTTTTCTGAGAGGCTACGATATATCAGAACAGATAACCAGTTCAGAAGATTATCATAGATCCATCCACCATTCCTCTGTTCAGGAATAA
- the IRF4 gene encoding interferon regulatory factor 4 isoform X1 → MNLEDSRDSSSAGIHSTSEGGGMSSVSCGNGKLRQWLIEQIDSAKYPGLVWENEEKSIFRIPWKHAGKQDYNREEDAALFKAWALFKGKFREGIDKPDPPTWKTRLRCALNKSNDFEELVERSQLDISDPYKVYRIVPEGAKKGSKQLSMEDPQMIMNNAFTLNSSYSALQPQVPNYMVSHDRNWREYVPEQSHPDLSYQCANVSFPPRNHHWQGPSCQNAGCQVTGTFYACAPPETQTSGIPIEGNIRSSEALPLSDCRLHICLYYHETLVKEVTTSSPEGCRISHGHSYEVSGMDQVLFPYPEDHNQRKTTEKLLSHLERGVIIWMTPDGLYAKRLCQSRIYWDGPLAFCSDRPNKLEREQTCKLFDTQKFLSELQIFAHHGRPLPRFQVVLCFGEEFPDPQRQRKQITAHVEPVFARQLYYFAQQNTGPFLRGYDISEQITSSEDYHRSIHHSSVQE, encoded by the exons ATGAACTTAGAAGACAGCCGCGACAGCAGCAGCGCGGGCATCCACAGCACCAGCGAGGGCGGCGGGATGAGCTCGGTGAGCTGCGGGAACGGGAAACTCCGGCAGTGGCTGATTGAGCAGATTGACAGCGCCAAATACCCGGGCCTGGTATGGGAGAACGAGGAGAAGAGCATCTTTCGCATCCCCTGGAAGCACGCGGGCAAACAGGACTACAACCGCGAGGAGGACGCCGCTCTCTTCAAG GCTTGGGCTCTATTTAAAGGAAAGTTCAGAGAAGGCATTGATAAACCAGATCCTCCCACTTGGAAGACAAGGCTGCGCTGTGCTTTGAACAAGAGCAATGATTTTGAAGAACTGGTTGAAAGAAGCCAACTGGACATATCGGACCCATATAAAGTGTACAGAATAGTACCAGAAGGAGCAAAAAAAG GGTCAAAACAACTTAGCATGGAAGATCCACAGATGATTATGAATAATGCTTTCACTCTGAATTCATCATATTCTGCACTACAGCCTCAG GTGCCAAACTACATGGTATCTCATGACCGTAACTGGAGGGAATACGTACCAGAGCAGTCACATCCTGATCTTTCATACCAGTGTGCAAATGTTTCTTTTCCACCTCGTAATCATCACTGGCAAGGTCCATCATGTCAGAATG CAGGTTGTCAAGTAACTGGGACTTTTTATGCTTGTGCACCACCTGAGACACAGACTTCTGGCATCCCAATAGAGGGAAACATCAGGTCTAGTGAAGCTCTTCCATTGTCAG ATTGTCGATTACACATCTGTTTGTATTACCACGAAACTCTTGTGAAAGAAGTCACCACTTCAAGTCCAGAGGGCTGTAGGATATCTCATGGTCATAGTTATGAGGTCAGCGGCATGGACCAAGTTCTGTTCCCTTATCCAGAAGATCATAACCAGaggaaaacaactgaaaaattgCTTTCTCACCTGGAAAGAGGAGTAATAATCTGGATGACGCCTGATGGCCTTTATGCTAAGAGACTTTGTCAAAGCAGGATCTATTGGGATGGGCCTCTGGCATTTTGCAGTGACAGGCCTAACAAGTTGGAAAGGGAGCAGACATGCAAGCTTTTTGATACTCAGAAATTTTTATCAG aacTACAAATATTTGCCCACCATGGGCGGCCATTACCTAGATTCCAGGTTGTGTTATGTTTTGGGGAAGAGTTTCCTGATCcacaaagacagagaaaacaaattACAGCTCAT GTCGAACCAGTGTTCGCTAGGCAGCTATACTATTTTGCACAGCAAAACACTGGACCTTTTCTGAGAGGCTACGATATATCAGAACAGATAACCAGTTCAGAAGATTATCATAGATCCATCCACCATTCCTCTGTTCAGGAATAA